From the Bacteriovorax sp. Seq25_V genome, the window TCGCTTCAGAAATATTCTCAGGAGTGAAACCACCAGAAATAATGATTATTTTTGTACGAGAGAAGTTTGCCTCGTCACTTAAGTGGTTTAACACCTCAAGCCCGTCGAGCTTTGGCATCGATAAATCAAGTAATACAATATCAAATTTTTGATTTGTAAGCTTTCTCATAGCATCTTGGCCATCATATGAGCAAAGTACTGATTTAAATACTGGAAATTGCTTCAGCGTCTCAGCAATCATGTCCGTTAGTTTTCTCTCGTCATCTACGACTAATACACTTAAGCTCATATTTTTCCTCAAATCTAAATACTTATATTATTAATATATTACGAAAGATTCGGGATTATACTGAAGTTAATTTTATCTAATTTTTCTTAAACTGATTGATTTCGAGAGGTTGCCCCAGACCCAGAAAAGGTCTGAGGCGTATACTTTTTATTTAATTTTAACGTCTTCTGCCAACTTCTTAAATGTTTTCTCTTCTCTGATTGCATACATAAG encodes:
- a CDS encoding response regulator, coding for MSLSVLVVDDERKLTDMIAETLKQFPVFKSVLCSYDGQDAMRKLTNQKFDIVLLDLSMPKLDGLEVLNHLSDEANFSRTKIIIISGGFTPENISEAKNFTNHFLAKPFKIDDLKLKIGQVVKEIQKQVA